In a genomic window of Mucilaginibacter sp. KACC 22063:
- a CDS encoding GLPGLI family protein, whose translation MKYLSITIAFIIAFTQGIFAQGKRFTPSGTIEFEKTVNMYALIQKMIDKDNESFYAPLFDQYKKQKPQFKKLKSTLTFGKGQTLFTPTEDEDNDNTFGSPMVSQNNTTYTDLTTGMSVTQKKVYENLFLVKDTVRRIKWKITDERRDIAGYPCRRANALVMDSIYVVAFYTDEIPTSGGPESFTGLPGMILGLAMPHENITWFATKVTDQPIPANNIKPPVKGKPMDNKKLKETILGAMADWGNYGKSALKALML comes from the coding sequence ATGAAATATCTAAGCATCACTATAGCGTTCATCATCGCATTTACACAAGGCATATTTGCCCAGGGGAAAAGGTTTACACCAAGCGGAACTATTGAGTTTGAAAAAACCGTGAACATGTATGCCCTTATCCAAAAAATGATTGACAAAGACAATGAATCGTTTTATGCCCCCTTGTTTGATCAATACAAAAAGCAGAAGCCTCAATTTAAAAAACTAAAAAGCACACTCACATTCGGCAAAGGGCAAACTTTATTTACCCCAACTGAAGATGAAGATAACGACAATACGTTTGGCAGCCCTATGGTTTCACAGAATAATACTACTTATACCGACCTGACCACAGGAATGAGTGTTACGCAAAAGAAAGTGTACGAGAACTTATTTTTAGTGAAAGATACCGTACGCCGCATTAAATGGAAGATCACCGACGAACGCCGCGATATAGCAGGATATCCATGCCGACGGGCAAATGCTTTGGTGATGGATTCTATATATGTAGTTGCATTTTATACTGATGAAATACCTACATCCGGTGGGCCGGAATCATTCACCGGATTACCAGGTATGATATTAGGCCTTGCCATGCCGCATGAAAACATTACCTGGTTTGCTACTAAAGTCACCGATCAGCCTATACCGGCCAATAACATAAAGCCACCTGTAAAGGGCAAGCCAATGGACAATAAAAAACTAAAGGAAACAATTTTAGGAGCTATGGCCGATTGGGGCAATTACGGTAAATCAGCATTAAAAGCGCTCATGCTCTGA